The DNA segment ggaagacattttctttaactttatcactttttttttaaagtacttTTATCTTAATGGAAAAAGTCActttttctcatttctcttttcttaaCCTTTAACTTTGTTATAATACTCAAATctaatttttcacaaaacaataaaactatatttatttttgaaaattataataacttttaaagagtgtttagtaaaacttaggtggtgtttgttttttttgctttttgtgaaagcaatttagttttagaatttaggttgtttgtttttctattttttcatgatttattataaactttttactaaatagaaaaagctaaaatatgtaactttttctaaatagaaaaaataacatattggtttttttattttttaatacttaatagaaataaaatactacaaaaacaaacaacctaatatttaacactattaagcattaatgttctatttagaattaagtaaaaaaacaaataccacttTAATGTTtgttacttaataacttaagttgactttaagttaaattatgccTAAGTAGTTgatttataacttattacttaatttttattttaattattaaagttgtttaataaaattaacttaaaatttattctaaattatcatgttgacatatttattctcataaattttgACTAGGGTAAAGGAGGTCAAGTAACAATAGAGGTCATGGAATAACAAAAAGGCTAGTAAAGGTAACTAGAgcaaatgaagataaaaatgtaaaatgaagatatgaacttaaaaataagttgattgttttaatttatctataaaattaaattatatgtattttaaaaaatccttcattcaaaaataaaaataaatgttactAAAAACggtaaatttttatattataattttttttttaaatttagcttGTTACATaccatataataaaaacaaaataaattaataatcatcattcaaatgaaattttttaattaaaactctaaaacATAATTCAAATTCATCTAAATATCTGCTAAaatcaataattcaaattaatttaaaagaataagAAGTTAATATCTTATActttttcccaaattaaaaatccaaaaattaatgaattaatctTAACAATGGAGCatatatttcaattataaacccataattaaaatttatgcatGGTTGCTAAAATAAAtccatataattaaaatttttagttattatcTAATTATCAATTTTCTATTGATTACATAAttaatcattataaaaattttattatggtaataaattatgatattttaggatatttgaaaatatattaaaatacttttttttttcaaattcttagttcttaaattaaaatatgaagaaatgtaaaaattaattttatatatttttaatttataaaaataaataaatttaacacTTCACAATATTCcgatattaataaaaataaaaaaattaatattggacaatattcaaatattaataaaaaccaaatagcctaaataattaatgatatttgGCTCTATCTAAATTTAAGTCAAATTcagatttatttatatttgatggatataaattaaaaaaaaaaattgtttcaaaagtatattgataataaaatttatggcAAAAAAGTGATTCAAATTCTGTTtaacaatgtttttagaaaatacttttaacgTAAAAAGTACTTTTGAAGAAAATTCACATAtatagtaaaattttaaaaatacttgtaAAAAGTTCAAGATTCATTCATAGTGCTTTATAGAAAAGCTAACGAatctttcaaaaacacttttagaaaaaagtatttcaaataaaaatactttaaaatataCTTCAAATGATATCGAAAATTTTACCATCTAATTATTGCGCTGAATATGCTTCCAAGAATTACAAAACACtttaatatattaaagaatCATTTCCAAACACAAGTTTATTCGAGTTCAAAAGCTTGAAATTACgtggtttctctctctctcttatttcATATCTTTTATATCAATTCATACTcctacaaaaattttattagattGTGACTCAAGTGGGCATAGGTGGATGTTGGTCTCTATGCCTTGTATGACTTTGGTTTCCACCTCTAATTCCTTATCACATCCCTCTCAATAATGCACATGCAAATTCCCTCTTTGATCACTTTCAGCAATACACACAATTCTCATAGCATATCCAtcaaattttgttgttttttataatgttttcttctcttcatgTCTCATTCATTGAATTAAAGTCCTTCCCCATCAAGCCATTAATGGGTTCTCCTCCTCCACAAACTTATATTCATTTTCAAGAGAAAATGAATGCTTGTGTGTGATGTTTTTCATGTTTGGACATTCGTAATCATGTCATTTGTTGTATATGCATGGCTAAATATCATGTGGTcacttttgattattttttaagctCCGTTTGGTTGATgggaaatatgaaaaatatcaaatataatgattaatttttaaattctttattccttatttaaaatgataacaaaagaaaaataaatttagaaaagaggtaagaaaaatttatggaattcatttttttttttttatccttatcttatattaaatttgtcgagatccaaaaaaaaatggcaCCATGATATAATCCCTAATTGTTTCTTAGTCAATACACTTTAGACTAAACCAGGAATTAAGGGCTCGTCTCTTCTATCATAAGCCaccaagaaataaataaatggaagaaaacaaaaaaatccatGATACAATGACCTCCACAGTTTGTTTACCAAAAGCTTTGAAtgccctttcttttcttttcttcttctttttttttttatttttgctataTTTGTTACTCCCACTCCCACATATTTACTTCATCCAaatctcttttaaaattttagttgcATCTCATTCAAAGCCAATTTCCAGATCACATTGTCACTATACTTTAGTCAAAGAAGATTCTTcaataagttattaaaaataggtaGCATTTGACACTTGTTCTAAATTAGTATATGTCACATAATTTAAAAAGCCTTGTCCATTTTCTTGTCTTATTTTAGATATAtacttctttaaatttattttatttattttaattttagatataaagattaaataatttaaaaatacataaatttttaactaattttaattatatttaaaaaatttatatttttcatattacaatcaaatattaaaaaaaaaaatcatttctcttaattttttttctattcttagtAATTCCCTTGACCAaacaaaacttaaattttatatcaactaaattaagaaaatatgttAATATGAAGAGGCCAAAGAGTTACAAATCAAATAACAATTACCCACCAAAAGAGTCCATGTAGCAACTTtacaatctctctctctctctctctagtgACATTCCCAAAATTAACATTCATTCCACCTTTTTATCTTGTCTCCACACCTCCAAATCTACCCTTCAATTACTACAACTCTCATCCACATCTGTGCCCCATCCTTGGCTTTCATCACTTAGGCCCCATTACACAGCCTCCACTGTCTTGACATATATATTAACCTCTACCTCCTCTCCAACTCCTCTATACTCAAAGACCCACCTCCAAAAAATGAATGGGTATCCAAAGATGAAGTTCCTTAGATGTAGAAGCACCAAATCAAGATCCATGGATTTTGCAGATCTCCTGTCTTTCCCTCAAACCCCAAAAAATACCCAAAACCCCACCTCCAAAACCCCATATGCTAACAAACCCACCACTGCCCATGACTCAGTTTCTGACCCAGATGATGAAGATGGGATAAAGGGTGGGAGCTTTGGTGGGGTTTTGAGGAGAAACAGCTCTGTTACTTCTGCTGCTTCACTTCAGTCTGCTGTGAAAAGGGCCTTCTCTATGAGAAGATCTTCATCAGTCTCTGAAAGGTATTGTAGGATCCATGACCAGTCTGCAACTGCCTTCTTACAATCACCTCCCAATAATATTGATGATGAAGAATCCATGGATGGTGGTACAATGAAGACAAGATCCatggagaagaagatgaagaagaagcagaagaaTGGTAAGATCTTCAAAGCCTGTAAGCGCCTTTTTGGACTTTGAGGacctatgtttttcttttcttttcttttcttttttaatgtttttctttttttaacatgGAGTGAATGAAATGAATCTACTTTTGctctttttcttcaaattaaaaagaggaaaaagtcAGCTGCTTTGTActgttttcttttcatttttacaCACTTCTACTATTGGGTGTGTTTGATCCTCTGTCAGCCGTAATATTATATATGACTTGCCTTTCAAGAATAggattaaattaaattaaattaatatgattAATATGTTTAATACCCCGAGAATGGGAATAAGATCGATGAGAATGAAGATAAATCATAATAtcatagaaaaataaagaatctTTATAATGATGAagtaaattttagtttttgttgataAGATTTAAACATTACTAgtcttattctaaaaaaattctatagatttctcattctcatttcttattttatagtTCAAAGCATACtcttaattcaaataaaatcttttcccattcatttattttgatgGGATGGgtttaaaatgaaatagagtGATTATTTGTAATAATCAATCAACCATGATGGTTGATTGATATTTCCTCGGGACATGACATTCCTAGGTACATGGCACCTATGTAGCTATGGTGGGTGAGTGAGTTTCGCTTTTTCTTTTGACAACATGATTGCCTTTGAGTTACTTTCTATCATTCATCTTCTTTGTTTCTATCATggaatttagggttttaatttgtGAGGAATGACTTCACACCTAATCCAATTTTAATCTAATTATTTGATGTGTTTAATGCAAAGTTTGTATTCATTAATGATGAGCTATTAGAATTAAATTCGGCTTAAATGGATTTAATCATCCttaaatacttgaaaatttttgtgtTTTCGTATAGCtgagatttgaaaatttattcgATGATAAAGTTTTTTGATCATGATATGTCCCCAAATAATTGAAACGAGGATGTGACTCATGCCGGTTTCGTTGAATTTACTTTATTGTAATTGTAGCATGCTATTTTACAcatgtaaaggaaaaaaaaccctaatttatttgtttaatttatactCGTGTTTGGCATTCGagaaaaaccaaaaggaaaaaaaaaaaaacagttttcataTCATTGTGATCTATTGAATGCTTAGCGATCAGGGATATCGAAATATGGATGTTAGAAATAGGGGTGCAAAAATATCTAGTTGTgatgaataataaaaac comes from the Vitis vinifera cultivar Pinot Noir 40024 chromosome 12, ASM3070453v1 genome and includes:
- the LOC104881045 gene encoding uncharacterized protein LOC104881045; the encoded protein is MNGYPKMKFLRCRSTKSRSMDFADLLSFPQTPKNTQNPTSKTPYANKPTTAHDSVSDPDDEDGIKGGSFGGVLRRNSSVTSAASLQSAVKRAFSMRRSSSVSERYCRIHDQSATAFLQSPPNNIDDEESMDGGTMKTRSMEKKMKKKQKNGKIFKACKRLFGL